The following are from one region of the Paenalkalicoccus suaedae genome:
- the acpS gene encoding holo-ACP synthase: MIQGIGLDVIELSRIQTIIERQPRFYTRVLTETEQQTFLTLKGSRQVEFLAGRFAAKEACAKALGCGIGGELSFQDIQIDKDALGKPILVCAKAERAHVSITHSREFAAAQVIIEKA; this comes from the coding sequence ATGATTCAAGGAATCGGATTAGATGTGATCGAATTATCGCGCATTCAAACTATTATCGAGCGCCAACCCCGTTTTTACACACGTGTATTGACAGAAACAGAGCAACAAACGTTTCTCACACTTAAAGGATCTAGGCAAGTGGAGTTTTTGGCTGGGCGATTTGCGGCGAAGGAAGCCTGCGCAAAGGCGCTCGGATGTGGGATTGGCGGCGAGCTGTCATTCCAAGATATTCAAATTGATAAAGATGCGTTAGGAAAACCTATTTTAGTCTGCGCCAAAGCGGAGAGAGCGCATGTCTCTATTACGCATTCTAGAGAATTTGCGGCTGCACAAGTGATCATCGAAAAGGCATAA
- a CDS encoding LolA family protein — translation MKRMIVFVFALLMLLAACGEKTEQDVLNDMEQLMTDMQGYKATATMTLETGEEPQEYEVQIWYKHPTYYKVELAHTEKEQKQIILRNDEGVFVLTPSLNKSFRFQSDWPENNSQVYMYDSLLNDILIDAERQFEAGEEEYTFRTNTNYSNQNLAQQEIKLDKKTLTPTEVDVTDLSLKVLVHVDFDSFELNPTFTDQDFSKEAVMGESVPEEGDASNNEGAEGATSDDGLANDNGGASDDQNEDEGSNEGDRDGADGGEDGAQNGNGTGSGEGGSEDGDGVGSGENDDSATGDASAFTVFYPLYEPDGTTLSSSDEINDRVILTYDGTQPFTLIQQKARYMQMDAAIDSVGEPLDLGFTIGVLTTDAKGLSLSWTYAGTEFFLASNVMELQELEAVARSVHGTEEK, via the coding sequence ATGAAGAGGATGATCGTTTTCGTTTTTGCGCTACTCATGCTACTTGCAGCCTGTGGCGAAAAGACGGAGCAGGATGTATTAAATGATATGGAGCAGCTGATGACGGACATGCAAGGGTATAAGGCAACTGCTACGATGACGCTGGAAACTGGAGAGGAGCCTCAGGAATATGAGGTGCAGATTTGGTACAAGCATCCTACTTACTACAAGGTAGAGCTTGCACACACAGAGAAGGAGCAGAAGCAAATTATTTTGCGGAACGATGAAGGCGTATTTGTGTTAACGCCATCGCTAAATAAGAGTTTCCGCTTCCAGAGTGATTGGCCAGAGAATAATAGTCAGGTGTACATGTATGACTCGCTTTTAAACGATATTTTAATTGATGCAGAAAGACAGTTCGAGGCGGGAGAAGAGGAGTATACCTTCCGCACGAATACGAACTACTCCAATCAAAACTTGGCGCAACAGGAAATTAAGCTAGATAAAAAGACGCTGACACCAACAGAGGTGGATGTAACTGATTTAAGCTTAAAGGTACTTGTACATGTCGATTTTGATTCCTTCGAGTTAAATCCGACGTTTACGGATCAGGATTTTTCTAAAGAAGCGGTGATGGGTGAATCTGTTCCAGAGGAGGGCGATGCCTCGAATAATGAAGGAGCAGAAGGTGCTACGAGTGATGACGGATTAGCGAATGACAACGGCGGCGCTTCGGATGACCAAAACGAGGACGAAGGTAGCAACGAAGGGGATCGTGACGGTGCTGACGGTGGAGAAGATGGTGCCCAGAATGGAAACGGTACTGGATCGGGTGAGGGCGGATCTGAAGATGGAGACGGCGTTGGGTCTGGTGAGAACGACGATTCCGCTACTGGCGACGCGTCTGCGTTTACCGTATTCTATCCATTGTATGAACCGGATGGCACAACGCTTTCTTCTTCCGACGAAATTAATGATCGCGTCATTCTGACATACGATGGGACGCAGCCTTTTACATTAATTCAGCAAAAGGCACGGTACATGCAGATGGATGCAGCAATTGATAGCGTCGGCGAACCACTCGATTTAGGCTTTACGATCGGGGTGCTAACAACTGATGCAAAGGGCTTGTCGCTATCTTGGACCTATGCAGGAACAGAATTCTTCCTTGCCTCAAACGTGATGGAGCTCCAGGAGCTGGAGGCCGTAGCAAGAAGCGTGCATGGTACGGAGGAAAAATAG
- the alr gene encoding alanine racemase, whose protein sequence is MERSTLKSGGWTVESLRPFYRDTWAEVDLDAIAHNIHAIKSTLPEHVHIMAVVKANAYGHGAADVARESLAAGASILGVAILDEAIALRQEGIVAPILVMGYVRPEDVKIACELNITLTVFQAEWATLALQTLQDSTLKLHCHLKLDTGMNRIGMKTEEEIDELLAVLETTKKIIVDGAYTHLAKADEHDKQYTFKQIDRFNQLLDHLRIKGIDPFFKHCANSAGTLQYEQAPFNVIRAGIAMYGLTPSIEMKPTLPVKLKQAFSLHSKVTHVKRLGPGEKVSYGGTYETKQEEWIITIPIGYADGFIRANQSGEVLVNGDRAPIVGRVCMDQLMVRVKEEVPVGTKVTLIGAQGDSHISTDEVAERLETINYEVSCIISYRVPRAIVKDGKTLHIHNRVFS, encoded by the coding sequence ATGGAGAGATCAACGTTAAAAAGTGGAGGCTGGACTGTGGAATCGTTACGACCATTTTATCGAGATACTTGGGCAGAGGTTGATTTGGATGCAATCGCCCATAATATACACGCTATAAAATCAACGCTACCTGAGCATGTGCACATTATGGCGGTAGTAAAAGCGAACGCGTATGGACATGGCGCGGCCGATGTTGCGCGCGAATCACTTGCGGCAGGTGCGTCAATACTTGGAGTCGCCATATTAGATGAGGCGATCGCTCTTCGTCAAGAAGGGATTGTGGCACCGATTTTGGTGATGGGTTACGTGAGACCAGAGGATGTAAAGATTGCCTGCGAGCTAAATATTACACTCACTGTCTTTCAGGCCGAGTGGGCAACGCTTGCCTTGCAAACTCTTCAAGACTCAACGCTCAAGCTACATTGTCACCTTAAGCTTGATACAGGTATGAATCGAATAGGAATGAAGACCGAGGAGGAGATCGATGAGCTTTTAGCTGTTTTAGAAACAACGAAGAAGATCATCGTAGATGGCGCATACACACATTTAGCAAAAGCCGACGAGCATGATAAGCAATACACGTTCAAGCAAATTGATCGGTTTAATCAGCTTTTAGACCATCTCCGAATAAAAGGCATCGATCCATTCTTTAAGCACTGTGCAAACAGTGCGGGGACTTTGCAGTATGAACAGGCTCCTTTCAACGTCATACGAGCTGGGATTGCCATGTACGGATTAACGCCATCTATAGAGATGAAGCCTACGCTGCCTGTCAAACTCAAACAGGCATTTTCTCTCCATAGTAAAGTGACGCATGTAAAACGTCTTGGACCTGGGGAGAAGGTTAGCTACGGTGGTACGTATGAAACGAAGCAAGAAGAGTGGATTATTACTATTCCGATTGGATATGCAGATGGCTTTATCCGAGCAAATCAGTCTGGGGAAGTGCTTGTTAATGGGGACCGTGCGCCGATTGTCGGTCGAGTCTGTATGGACCAGCTGATGGTTCGGGTCAAAGAAGAAGTACCAGTTGGAACAAAGGTCACCTTGATTGGGGCGCAGGGCGACTCGCACATATCAACAGATGAAGTCGCAGAGAGACTCGAGACGATCAACTATGAGGTGTCGTGCATCATCAGCTACCGTGTGCCAAGGGCAATTGTAAAAGACGGCAAGACCCTACACATCCATAACCGCGTGTTTTCTTAA
- a CDS encoding antitoxin, with product MSMESTKNITVSLPQQLVNELDALTEGKDEDRCAFIQRATKMYVQEQKKLLIRETMQQGYEEMAKINLMIATESFLVEEEAESTLDRLVSGV from the coding sequence GTGTCTATGGAAAGTACAAAGAACATTACGGTTAGTTTACCGCAACAATTGGTGAATGAATTAGATGCATTAACAGAAGGTAAAGATGAAGATCGCTGCGCATTTATCCAACGTGCAACAAAAATGTACGTGCAGGAGCAAAAGAAGCTACTCATTCGCGAGACGATGCAACAGGGGTACGAAGAAATGGCGAAAATCAACTTAATGATTGCAACGGAATCCTTTTTAGTTGAAGAGGAGGCTGAAAGTACGCTAGATCGCCTTGTTAGTGGGGTGTAG
- a CDS encoding type II toxin-antitoxin system PemK/MazF family toxin: protein MIVKRGDVYFADLSPVVGSEQGGVRPVLIVQNDIGNRFSPTVIVAAITAQIQKAKLPTHVEINAKQYGFDRDSVILLEQIRTIDKQRLTDKITHLDDDMMLKVNDALNISIGLIDF, encoded by the coding sequence TTGATAGTCAAACGCGGTGATGTTTATTTTGCAGACTTATCACCAGTCGTTGGGTCAGAGCAGGGAGGAGTAAGACCTGTTTTGATCGTACAAAACGACATTGGGAACAGATTTAGCCCAACGGTGATTGTTGCAGCAATTACAGCACAAATTCAAAAAGCAAAACTACCAACACACGTAGAGATCAACGCTAAGCAATACGGATTTGATCGCGACTCGGTCATTTTATTAGAACAAATCCGCACGATTGACAAACAACGATTAACAGACAAAATTACTCATTTAGATGACGATATGATGTTAAAAGTGAATGACGCATTGAACATAAGCATTGGCCTTATTGACTTTTAA
- a CDS encoding RsbT co-antagonist protein RsbRA, whose amino-acid sequence MNPKVRDEVLKHRQTIIESWLESIEQFRADDLLQNISDTMYENTNREFVNKLVLTIQNGETNAENDLNQYVERLIQMGWPLNYITRGLQEFRKTTIRVLASESNQDSEHIEYFLEIEDWIDDVINVLVNQYSGSWENTVFLQKMALKELSAPLIPVFEHISVMPLVGTIDTERAKLIMENLLDGVIEHRSQVVLIDITGVPVVDTMVAHHIIQASEAVRLVGAKCILVGIRPEIAQTIVNLGIDLGKFPTKSTLKKGIESALEMTKKQIVELEGK is encoded by the coding sequence ATGAATCCTAAGGTCAGGGATGAAGTACTAAAACACAGACAAACAATTATCGAATCGTGGCTCGAGTCAATTGAGCAATTTCGAGCAGACGATCTTTTACAGAATATCTCTGATACCATGTACGAGAATACGAACCGTGAGTTCGTAAACAAACTAGTACTCACTATTCAAAACGGTGAGACAAACGCAGAAAATGACTTGAACCAATATGTAGAGCGCTTAATCCAAATGGGATGGCCGCTTAACTATATCACACGAGGACTTCAAGAGTTTAGGAAGACAACGATTCGCGTGTTGGCTTCTGAAAGCAACCAAGACAGTGAGCATATTGAATATTTCCTAGAGATCGAAGACTGGATTGATGATGTCATCAATGTACTAGTGAATCAATATTCTGGATCTTGGGAGAATACTGTTTTTCTACAAAAAATGGCACTTAAGGAATTATCCGCACCGCTAATTCCTGTTTTTGAGCACATTAGCGTAATGCCATTGGTCGGGACGATCGATACAGAACGCGCTAAGCTCATCATGGAAAATCTGTTAGACGGAGTTATCGAGCACCGGTCGCAGGTAGTATTAATTGATATTACTGGCGTGCCAGTAGTAGACACAATGGTTGCGCACCATATTATTCAAGCTTCGGAAGCTGTACGACTAGTTGGGGCGAAATGTATCCTAGTTGGAATCCGTCCGGAAATTGCGCAGACAATTGTAAACTTAGGGATTGATCTTGGTAAATTCCCTACAAAAAGCACGCTCAAAAAAGGAATTGAATCAGCCTTAGAGATGACGAAAAAACAAATCGTCGAGCTCGAAGGTAAATAG
- a CDS encoding STAS domain-containing protein has protein sequence MRIPILKLHDYLLISVQVELDDQTALQFQEDVLEKIHQEGSRGVVIDLTSVDMIDSFIAKVLGDVVDMSNLMGAKVVLTGIQPAVAITLIDMGIVLDDVPTALDLEQGLERLQLELEG, from the coding sequence GTGCGAATTCCTATTCTTAAACTACATGATTATCTATTAATCTCTGTCCAAGTAGAATTAGATGATCAAACTGCTCTGCAGTTTCAAGAAGACGTGTTAGAAAAAATTCATCAAGAAGGGTCGAGAGGCGTTGTTATCGACCTAACCTCCGTAGATATGATAGATTCCTTCATCGCAAAAGTGTTAGGCGATGTAGTCGATATGTCTAATTTAATGGGAGCGAAAGTCGTATTAACTGGGATCCAACCAGCGGTTGCGATTACCCTCATTGACATGGGCATTGTGCTTGATGATGTTCCGACTGCATTAGACCTTGAACAAGGGTTGGAGAGACTCCAACTCGAATTGGAGGGTTGA
- a CDS encoding anti-sigma regulatory factor: MQVQTHVDINSEWGIVAARQAGRKLAREIGFGSVDQARITTAISELARNIYLYANKGQIQIEEVAASGKRGIKIIADDQGPGIKDLRRVMEDGFTTSGGLGAGLPGVRRLMDEFSIDSELDQGTTITATKWLR; this comes from the coding sequence ATGCAAGTTCAAACCCATGTTGATATAAACAGTGAATGGGGTATCGTTGCTGCCAGACAAGCAGGACGTAAATTAGCGCGAGAAATTGGATTCGGTTCTGTTGATCAGGCACGAATCACGACTGCCATCTCAGAGCTTGCAAGAAACATTTATTTATATGCAAACAAGGGACAAATTCAAATAGAAGAAGTAGCTGCTTCAGGCAAACGTGGAATAAAAATTATTGCAGATGATCAAGGACCAGGGATTAAGGATCTTAGACGCGTAATGGAAGATGGTTTTACGACGTCAGGCGGACTTGGGGCCGGCTTGCCAGGTGTGAGACGCTTAATGGACGAGTTTTCTATTGATTCGGAGTTAGACCAGGGGACGACGATTACTGCAACGAAGTGGCTTCGTTAG
- a CDS encoding PP2C family protein-serine/threonine phosphatase produces the protein MEEMKVSMYQLYKEMLTSYLENQSEHALYHAQQFSKQMMEQDMSPEETVSLHISVFQELKDDLSQEVIDSFDLLLEVMIGYGLAYREHQSLRDRQQRLESELDVAARMQKTLLPHNDLKMDQIDLGVISVPASKMSGDYYHYGTDDSGNVIVAVADVIGKGVPAALSMSMIKYAVDTLTEKEFQPASLLESLNRVVHRNIDEDMFITMMYGLYDSTDHTFYYASAGHEPGFVYDASEDTFDNLEAKGLVLGVSPKVSYKESSFSLKENDFVVLLSDGVTECRVDGEFIERAQLVDIIRRHQHLTAQEIVDQVYQELEKAQEFQLKDDFTLLILRRKV, from the coding sequence TTGGAGGAAATGAAGGTATCGATGTACCAGCTTTATAAGGAAATGCTAACATCTTATTTAGAAAACCAGAGTGAACATGCTTTATATCATGCGCAACAGTTTAGTAAGCAAATGATGGAGCAGGACATGTCACCAGAAGAAACAGTGAGCCTTCACATTTCCGTGTTTCAAGAACTAAAGGATGACTTATCACAAGAGGTGATCGATTCATTTGATCTATTGCTAGAGGTCATGATCGGTTACGGTCTTGCTTATCGAGAGCATCAGAGTTTAAGAGACAGACAGCAACGACTAGAGTCAGAGCTAGATGTTGCTGCCAGAATGCAAAAAACGCTCCTTCCACATAACGACCTAAAGATGGATCAGATCGACTTAGGTGTCATTAGTGTCCCCGCTAGTAAAATGAGCGGGGATTATTATCACTATGGAACGGACGATAGCGGAAATGTGATTGTTGCCGTAGCGGATGTTATTGGTAAGGGCGTCCCCGCAGCACTTTCGATGTCGATGATTAAGTATGCAGTAGATACATTGACAGAGAAAGAGTTTCAGCCTGCCTCTCTTTTAGAGAGTTTAAACAGGGTTGTGCATCGTAACATTGATGAAGACATGTTTATTACGATGATGTACGGATTATATGATTCGACAGACCATACATTTTATTATGCAAGCGCTGGGCACGAACCTGGGTTTGTTTATGATGCGTCTGAAGACACGTTTGATAATTTGGAGGCTAAAGGGCTCGTTCTCGGTGTGTCTCCTAAAGTGTCTTATAAGGAGAGCTCGTTTTCTTTAAAAGAAAATGATTTCGTTGTGTTATTGTCTGACGGTGTAACGGAATGTCGTGTAGATGGAGAGTTTATTGAACGCGCGCAGCTCGTCGATATCATAAGGCGACATCAGCATTTAACTGCGCAGGAAATCGTTGATCAAGTCTATCAAGAGCTTGAAAAAGCACAGGAATTCCAATTAAAGGACGATTTTACCCTGCTAATTTTACGCCGTAAGGTTTAG
- a CDS encoding STAS domain-containing protein, with product MNLEINVTESENQNLAQVSGEVDVYTASKLKETLHPLAEQPNKHLIVDLSDVNYIDSTGLGIFIGTLKSTEKSGSTLTLTGLNERVRRLFEITGLNEVIEIDATKREEA from the coding sequence ATGAATTTAGAAATCAATGTAACAGAATCGGAAAACCAAAACCTCGCACAAGTTTCTGGAGAAGTAGACGTGTATACAGCGTCGAAGCTGAAGGAAACATTACATCCACTTGCTGAACAGCCAAACAAACATCTTATCGTCGATTTATCAGACGTGAACTATATTGATAGTACGGGTCTAGGGATCTTTATCGGTACGTTAAAATCAACGGAAAAGTCTGGCAGTACATTAACACTTACTGGATTAAATGAACGCGTGAGGCGTCTATTTGAGATTACAGGATTGAACGAAGTAATCGAAATTGACGCAACTAAAAGGGAGGAAGCATAG
- the rsbW gene encoding anti-sigma B factor RsbW, whose translation MTQTSDVIEMKVPAKPEYVGVVRLTVSGVANRLGYSYDDIEDIKIAIAEACTNVVNHAYKDDSVENTMHVGFTVYEDRLEMIVADNGGAIDVETLLSERGPISKDQPVEDMKEGGLGLFLIETLMDRVEIRGESGVMIVMTKYLHRDEVESHVRSTSKENAEQ comes from the coding sequence ATGACTCAAACTTCTGATGTTATTGAAATGAAAGTCCCTGCGAAGCCAGAATATGTAGGCGTCGTAAGACTTACCGTTTCAGGAGTCGCAAATCGTTTAGGCTACTCATACGACGACATTGAAGACATTAAGATTGCCATTGCTGAGGCATGCACGAATGTTGTAAATCATGCTTATAAAGATGATTCTGTCGAAAACACGATGCATGTTGGCTTTACTGTTTATGAGGATCGATTAGAGATGATCGTTGCCGATAACGGTGGCGCTATCGATGTGGAGACACTCTTGTCAGAGCGTGGTCCTATTTCAAAGGATCAGCCTGTTGAGGATATGAAGGAAGGAGGGCTTGGGCTCTTCTTAATCGAAACACTCATGGACCGAGTGGAGATTCGCGGGGAATCTGGCGTCATGATCGTGATGACGAAGTACCTGCATAGAGATGAGGTGGAAAGCCATGTCAGATCAACCTCAAAAGAAAACGCAGAGCAGTAA
- the sigB gene encoding RNA polymerase sigma factor SigB has product MSDQPQKKTQSSKQQQHKQKVLEMILEFQRTGDENLQTDLVLEYESLVHALARKFSRGQRHDEDLVQVGMIGLLAAFRRFDESFGRSFESFAVPTIVGEIKRFIRDKTWSVHVPRRIKELGPKIKSAVEELTTALQRSPSVHEIAEHLDVTDEEVLETMEMGKSYQALSVDRSIEADDEGSAVTLLDLVGQQEDGYAKTDQQLLLQKAFTVLTDREKQILQLTYFENMSQKETGDKLGISQMHVSRLQRRALQKLRESIRIEPTEAF; this is encoded by the coding sequence ATGTCAGATCAACCTCAAAAGAAAACGCAGAGCAGTAAGCAACAGCAGCATAAGCAAAAAGTTCTTGAAATGATTTTAGAATTTCAACGAACGGGCGACGAAAATCTGCAAACGGATCTCGTTCTTGAGTATGAAAGTCTTGTTCATGCTTTAGCTAGAAAGTTTTCGCGAGGACAACGACATGACGAAGATCTCGTCCAAGTTGGAATGATTGGTCTGCTTGCTGCCTTTAGGCGTTTTGATGAATCCTTCGGTCGAAGCTTTGAATCGTTTGCTGTTCCGACAATAGTTGGTGAGATTAAACGGTTCATTCGCGATAAAACGTGGAGTGTTCACGTCCCAAGACGTATTAAAGAGTTAGGTCCAAAAATTAAAAGTGCTGTAGAAGAGCTGACAACAGCCCTTCAACGTTCTCCATCTGTGCATGAAATTGCGGAGCACCTTGATGTAACAGATGAAGAAGTACTTGAGACGATGGAAATGGGGAAGAGCTACCAGGCACTTTCTGTCGATCGCTCTATAGAAGCTGATGATGAGGGAAGTGCAGTGACACTTCTTGACTTAGTTGGCCAACAAGAGGATGGCTATGCCAAAACAGATCAGCAGCTACTATTACAAAAGGCATTTACTGTCTTAACTGATCGCGAGAAGCAAATTCTTCAGTTAACGTATTTCGAGAACATGAGTCAAAAGGAGACGGGTGATAAGCTCGGTATTTCCCAGATGCATGTATCACGATTGCAACGAAGGGCTTTGCAAAAGCTACGTGAATCAATTCGAATCGAGCCAACGGAGGCCTTTTAA
- a CDS encoding SpoIIE family protein phosphatase: MIEHQHLREIDVSIYQTAKNGNWCSGDGYLTLRTDDFVLTAVADGLGSGEEAMHASSTVMKVIEENSEKDLLTLMDLCNNEMFGTRGVVLTILKFHFHERMIEYCNVGNIACVLYRSPGKVVRPLPSRGFLSGRKKKFFIQQFAYEKDMLFLLHSDGFKLLPVHHTLFSGVERPQEVLQKVLLMMDNPDDDTTVLVGKIN; encoded by the coding sequence ATGATCGAACACCAGCATTTACGGGAGATCGACGTTAGCATTTATCAAACAGCCAAGAATGGAAACTGGTGTTCGGGCGACGGGTATTTAACACTTCGGACTGACGACTTTGTTTTGACAGCAGTCGCAGATGGATTAGGGAGTGGAGAGGAAGCGATGCATGCTTCCTCAACCGTCATGAAGGTTATTGAAGAGAATAGTGAGAAGGACTTATTAACACTTATGGACCTCTGTAACAACGAGATGTTTGGTACGAGAGGGGTCGTTCTCACTATTCTTAAATTTCATTTTCATGAGCGTATGATTGAATACTGTAATGTAGGTAACATTGCTTGTGTTCTTTACCGTAGTCCAGGGAAAGTAGTTCGTCCATTACCATCTCGAGGGTTTTTGTCTGGTCGTAAGAAAAAGTTCTTCATCCAGCAATTCGCTTACGAGAAAGACATGCTATTTCTTCTGCATTCCGATGGATTTAAGCTTTTACCGGTTCACCATACTTTGTTCTCAGGTGTGGAGCGTCCACAGGAAGTCCTTCAGAAGGTTCTTCTAATGATGGATAATCCAGATGATGATACTACCGTTTTAGTCGGAAAGATCAATTAA
- a CDS encoding Tex family protein, protein MTQNIELVSKELQIKPKQVQEVISLSDEGNTVPFIARYRKEQTGGLDEEQIRAILTRWEYMNALDKRKEEVVRLIEEQGKLTDELSEAIEASTKLQEVEDIYRPYKQKRRTRATIAKERGLEPFATWIMSFPKEGDLHAQATTYVNEEKEVGTAEDAIAGAQDIIAEMVADDPDIRKQVRQMTWRDGMLVSERKPKSEDEKGTFEMYYEYGEKVAKIVPHRILAVNRGESEDVLKVKVEPPIDRIQTWMEKQVLKGTYTIVADAVKGAIADGYKRLLQPSIERDIRGELNEKAEEHAIEIFSENLRNLLLQPPLKGRVVLGVDPAFRTGCKLAVVDDTGKMLHVSVIYPTAPWNKTAEAKKVVIDLVQKHGVKMIAIGNGTASRETEQFIADVLKETTDVYYLIVNEAGASVYSASKLAKEEFPDLQVEERSAVSIARRLQDPLAELVKIDPKSVGVGQYQHDVTQSKLGDSLTFVVETVVNRVGVNVNTASSSLLQYVAGLSKTVATNIVKRREEEGKFVSRKELKKIPRLGAKTYEQAIGFMRINDGKEILDRTAIHPESYDVTHALLQHLSLTKEQIGSEEAKAALEAIDIREMATTLETGEPTLRDIVQALIQPGRDPRDDIQKPLLKQDVLSLSDLEKGMELQGTVRNVVDFGAFVDIGVKQDGLVHISKLANRFVKHPMDIVSVGDVVTVWVDGVDEQKGRVSLTMKQPSDQ, encoded by the coding sequence ATGACACAAAACATAGAATTAGTGAGTAAAGAATTACAAATTAAACCGAAGCAAGTACAGGAGGTTATCTCTCTATCGGATGAAGGGAACACCGTCCCGTTTATTGCGCGTTACCGAAAAGAGCAGACAGGTGGTCTCGATGAGGAACAAATTCGAGCTATACTAACTCGATGGGAATATATGAATGCCCTTGATAAACGTAAAGAGGAAGTCGTTCGTTTAATTGAGGAGCAAGGCAAGTTAACAGACGAACTTTCAGAAGCTATTGAAGCGTCGACGAAGCTTCAAGAAGTGGAGGACATTTATCGTCCGTATAAGCAAAAGCGCAGAACTCGCGCTACGATAGCAAAAGAACGTGGTTTAGAGCCATTTGCAACGTGGATTATGTCGTTCCCTAAAGAGGGAGACCTCCATGCACAGGCGACTACATATGTTAATGAAGAAAAAGAGGTTGGAACGGCAGAGGATGCGATCGCTGGTGCGCAGGATATTATTGCGGAGATGGTAGCCGATGATCCGGATATTCGCAAGCAGGTGCGTCAGATGACGTGGCGCGACGGGATGCTTGTGTCGGAGCGAAAGCCGAAGTCGGAGGATGAGAAGGGTACGTTTGAGATGTACTACGAATATGGAGAGAAGGTGGCAAAGATTGTTCCGCACCGTATTCTCGCTGTAAATCGTGGAGAATCGGAGGACGTACTGAAGGTGAAGGTTGAGCCACCGATTGATCGTATTCAGACGTGGATGGAGAAGCAGGTGTTAAAAGGCACGTACACGATCGTCGCGGATGCGGTAAAGGGTGCGATTGCGGATGGCTATAAGCGCCTGTTGCAACCGTCGATTGAGCGTGACATTCGCGGAGAGCTGAATGAGAAGGCGGAGGAGCATGCGATCGAGATCTTCTCGGAGAATTTGAGGAACCTTTTACTACAGCCGCCACTAAAAGGACGAGTTGTACTAGGAGTGGACCCGGCATTTCGAACTGGCTGTAAGCTCGCGGTCGTAGATGATACGGGTAAAATGCTTCATGTGAGTGTCATTTATCCAACGGCTCCGTGGAATAAAACGGCGGAAGCAAAAAAAGTTGTTATAGATCTTGTCCAAAAGCACGGCGTGAAAATGATCGCAATTGGTAACGGTACGGCGTCTCGTGAGACAGAGCAGTTTATCGCAGATGTCCTTAAGGAGACGACGGATGTGTACTATCTCATCGTGAATGAAGCGGGAGCAAGTGTCTATTCAGCTTCAAAGCTTGCAAAAGAAGAGTTCCCAGACTTGCAAGTAGAGGAACGAAGTGCGGTATCAATCGCGCGTCGTTTACAGGACCCATTAGCTGAGCTTGTAAAAATTGATCCGAAATCAGTTGGCGTTGGGCAGTATCAGCATGATGTGACACAGTCTAAGCTTGGAGATAGTTTAACGTTTGTCGTAGAGACGGTAGTTAACCGAGTAGGAGTCAACGTAAACACGGCTTCATCCTCGTTATTGCAGTATGTAGCTGGTCTCTCAAAGACAGTTGCAACAAATATTGTGAAGCGTCGTGAGGAAGAAGGTAAGTTTGTTTCGCGTAAGGAGCTTAAGAAGATTCCTCGCTTAGGCGCTAAAACATATGAACAGGCAATCGGGTTTATGCGGATTAATGACGGCAAAGAGATACTTGACCGCACGGCGATTCACCCGGAGAGCTATGATGTCACGCATGCGTTGCTCCAGCACCTGTCGCTGACAAAAGAGCAAATTGGCTCTGAAGAGGCAAAAGCGGCACTTGAAGCGATCGACATTCGTGAGATGGCTACTACGCTCGAAACTGGGGAGCCAACGCTACGCGACATCGTGCAGGCATTGATTCAACCGGGGCGTGATCCACGTGACGATATTCAAAAGCCTCTATTAAAGCAAGACGTTCTATCTCTTTCCGATTTAGAAAAGGGGATGGAGCTCCAAGGGACTGTGCGTAATGTCGTTGATTTTGGAGCATTTGTTGATATAGGTGTAAAGCAGGATGGATTGGTGCATATTTCGAAGCTCGCAAATCGATTTGTGAAGCATCCAATGGATATTGTCTCTGTTGGTGATGTGGTAACTGTGTGGGTGGATGGCGTAGATGAGCAGAAAGGGCGAGTCTCGTTAACGATGAAGCAACCATCTGATCAATAA